Within Winogradskyella helgolandensis, the genomic segment TCTATTTTAGAATACTTTATCTCTACTCACGGTGCACGTAAAGGTCTTGCGGATACGGCTCTTAAAACTGCCGATGCAGGTTACTTAACACGTCGTTTAGTAGATGTTTCTCAAGATGTCATTGTATACGAAGAAGATTGTGGTACATTAAGAGGTATCGAAGTTTCTGCACTTAAGAAGAACGAAGAAATCGTTGAAAACTTAGAGGCTAGAATCGTTGGTAGAACATCACTTAATGATGTATATAACCCATTAACTGAAGAGTTATTAGTTGAAGCAGGTGGTCATATTAATGACGCTATAGCTAAGAAAATTGGAGCATCTCCAATAGATGCTATAGAAGTGCGTTCTGCATTAACTTGTGAAGCTAAGAAAGGTATTTGTGTTAAATGTTACGGACGTAACCTTGCTACTGGTAAAATGGTACAACGAGGTGAAGCTGTTGGTGTTGTCGCTGCTCAATCTATTGGTGAACCAGGTACACAGTTAACATTACGTACATTCCACGTAGGTGGTATTGCAGGTAACATTTCTGAAGAGAATAAATTAACTGTTAAGTTTGATGGTGTTGCTGAGATTGAAGATTTAAAAACTGTTAAATCAAAAGATAAGGAAGGTAAAGAGGTAGATGTTGTGATCTCTAGAACTTCAGAATTGAAATTAGTAGATTCTAAAACAGGAATTATTCTTAGTACAAATAATATTCCTTACGGTTCATTCATCTATGTAAATAGTGGAAGTAAACTTAAGAAAGGTGATGTAATTTGTGAATGGGATCCATATAACGGTGTAATTATTTCAGAATTTGCTGGTAAAGTGAAGTATGAAAACATCGAACAAGGGGTTACATATCAAGTTGAAATTGATGAACAAACTGGTTTCCAAGAGAAAGTTATTTCAGAATCTAGAAACAAGAAGTTGATTCCAACATTATTGATTGAAGATTCTAAAGGAGAAACTATTCGTTCTTACAACTTACCAGTTGGCGCTCACATTATGATTGATGATGGTGAAAAGATTGATATTGGTAAGATTTTAGTTAAGATACCTCGTAAATCGTCTAAAGCTGGTGATATTACAGGTGGTCTTCCTCGTGTAACAGAATTGTTTGAAGCACGTAACCCTTCTAATCCTGCTGTAGTAAGTGCGATTGATGGTGTTGTTTCATTCGGTAAAATTAAACGTGGTAACCGTGAAATTATAATCGAGTCTAAATTAGGTGAGGTTAAGAAATACTTAGTGAAATTATCGAGTCAAATTCTTGTACAAGAAAATGATTATGTAAAAGCTGGTATGCCTTTATCTGATGGTTCAATTACACCAAACGATATTCTTAACATTAAAGGCCCTTCTGCGGTTCAACAATATTTAGTAAATGAAGTACAAGAAGTATATCGTTTACAAGGTGTGAAAATTAATGATAAGCACTTCGAAGTTGTTGTAAGACAAATGATGCGTAAAGTTAGAATTATTGATTCTGGTGATACGATTTTCTTAGAAAACCAATTAGTTCATAAATCAGATTTCATTGAAGAAAACGATAAGATTTTCGGAATGAAAGTGATTGAGGATGCTGGCGATTCAGAGAATTTAAAATCAGGTCAAATTGTAACTGTTAGAGATTTAAGAGATGAAAACTCTAGCTTACGTAGAGAAGATAAGAATCTTGTAACTGCAAGAGATGCTAGTCCAGCGACTGCAACTCCAATATTACAAGGTATTACTAGAGCTTCATTACAAACTAAATCGTTTATTTCTGCGGCATCGTTCCAGGAAACTACAAAAGTTCTTAACGAAGCAGCTGTAAATGGTAAAGTGGATTCACTAGAAGGACTTAAAGAAAATGTAATTGTTGGACATAGAATTCCAGCAGGTACAGGTGTTAGAGAATACGAAAACATCATTGTAGGTTCTAGAGAAGAGTTTAATGAAATGATGAAAGCTAAAGAAGAAATGAATTTTAACTAATTCTCTAGTTTTTTTCAAAATAATAAATGAATTAAAAGCCTTCTTGTATTTTTACATGAAGGCTTTTATATTTTAAATACTAATTAATGAGACTTCCATTTTTTAAGGAAGCATAAATAAATTTGCGATGGCAGACGAAAAAAATAATCCAAATAATAAAAAAGGACAAATTAATATTGAGCTAGATGAGAAAATAGCAGAAGGCATTTATTCTAACTTAGCAATCATTAACCATTCTGTTTCAGAATTTGTAGTCGATTTTGTAAGCATTATGCCAGGTACTCCAAAGAGCAAAGTAAAATCAAGAATTATATTAACTCCACAGCATGCCAAACGTTTATTAAAAGCATTAGGTGAAAATGTAACGCGTTTTGAAAATGCCCATGGAGAAATTAAGGATTACGAGCAACCTCCAATTCCACTAAATTTCGGACCAACCGGACAAGCTTAATAAATACTTATATTTTATAAGTTGTATAAAAACATAAAAAAACCTTTGAATTATACATTCAAAGGTTTTTTGTTATGAAACTAATTCTTAAAGTTTATGCTACTTCCTTTTCATTCAAGTGATATTTTAGAGCACCAGAAGGACATTTTTTAATTTGATTAATAATCACATCAGTTTGTTCTCCTTCTAAATTAATCCAGGGAATCACGGAACTTCTAAATACATTTGATAATTGTTTTGCACAAAACCCTGCATTTGTACAACAGCGAGGTGCATAGGTTACAGTAATCTTATTGTTACTGAAAACGTTTTCGTTATTATCCATAATAAGTAGATTAGTTTGGGGTTAATCTTAATTTATACTATAACTCGTGAAGTAAATCTAATTAATACTCGATAAAAAAGCAAAAAACTTCGACAAAGTGCATTGTATTTTAACATTTATGACTAAATATACGACAAGTTTTATTCAAATTCCGATGTCATATGGAACGTAATACTGGGGTATTTTTGCTGTGTCATTTGTAAAGAAAACATAGAGTCGGCTAAAAACACCAATTGATTTTGTTTATCTCTAGCTAAGAAACGTTGCTTTACACGTAAGAATTCTTTATACTCATCACTCTTTTTATCTTTGGCCTCTACCCAACACGCTTTATGTACATTTAAGTTCTCATAGGTACATTTTGCGCCATACTCATGCTCTAACCTATACTGAATAACTTCATATTGTAAAGCACCAACAGTACCAATCACTTTTCGTCCATTTAAATCTAATGTAAATAATTGCGCGACTCCTTCGTCCATCAACTGATCGATACCTTTATAAAGCTGTTTTGCTTTCATCGGATCGGCATTATTGATGTATCTAAAATGTTCTGGTGAGAAGCTTGGTACACCTTTATAGTTTAATGTTTCACCTTCAGTTAAGGTATCTCCAATTTTAAAACTTCCCGTATCCTGCAATCCAACAATATCTCCTGGGTATGAAATGTCTACAATCTCTTTCTTTTCAGCAAAAAAGGCATTTGGACTAGAAAATTTCATGCTTTTATTATGCCTTACATGAAGATATGGTGTATTTCGTTTAAATTCTCCTGAAACAATTTTTATAAATGCTAATCTATTTCTGTGATTAGGATCCATATTCGCATGTATTTTAAACACGAAACCGGTAAATTTATCTTCTTCAGGTTTTACTAAACGTTCTTCACTATGCTTTGGTCTAGGTTTTGGTGCAATATCTACAAAACAATCTAATAATTCTCTTACTCCAAAATTGTTTAATGCTGAACCAAAAAATACAGGCTGTTGCTCACCATTTAAATAGTCTTCTTTGTTAAAATTTGGATAGATACCTTCTACTAATTCAATTTCTTCTCGCAATGTATTTGCGGCTTTTTCACCAACCAATTTATCTAATTCTGGTGATGCTAAATCTGAAATTTCAATGGTCTCTTCAATATCTTTTCGATTATCTCCAGAAAATAAATTGATATTTTTTTCCCAAATGTTGTAAATCCCTTTAAAGTCGTAACCCATTCCTATTGGAAAACTTAAAGGCACAACTTTTAAACCTAGTTTTTGTTCAATTTCATCTAACAGATCAAAAGCATCTTTACCTTCTCTATCCATTTTATTAATAAAAACAATCATAGGAATGTTTCGCATTCTACAAACTTCAACTAATTTTTCGGTTTGCTCCTCAACACCTTTTGCAACATCAATGACTACAATAACACTATCTACAGCTGTTAGTGTTCTAAATGTGTCTTCTGCAAAATCCTTGTGACCTGGTGTATCAAGAATGTTAATTTTAATACCATTGTATTCAAAAGCTAAAACAGAAGTCGCTACAGAAATTCCACGCTGACGCTCAATTTCCATAAAATCACTCGTTGCACCTTTCTTTATTTTATTGCTTTTTACAGCGCCAGCTTCTTGTATGGCTCCACCAAAAAGTAGTAGTTTTTCCGTTAATGTGGTTTTACCAGCATCTGGATGCGAAATGATTCCGAATGTGCGTCGTCTGTTTATTTCTTTTATAAAACTCATAGTAAATTTAAAATGATTGCGAAGATACTATTATTAAAGATAATTAAAATAGAAGATCGGACAGGTTTTATAGAACGTTTAAATTTTTGTAATTAATTTTTGACTTTTAACTCATCTACACCATGATTTATTTAGCTTAGAATTTATTTTATTTATAGTCTAAAAAAGATCATACGAGTTATACTATTATTCATTTTGTATTACTTTATATCTAGCGAACATGATCTAATGAATGTAAAATCATTTATAAAGTATTTGTGTTAATGGTTAATTTACGCTCATTAGTTTTTATGAAAACATTAATGTATTTTAAAGTTTTACTTGGTATTTTTACGGCATGATAGAAGAGCAAGTCATCTTAGTAGATGAAAATGATAATAAAATTGGTTTAATGCCAAAAATGGAAGCGCATGAAAAGGCACTTTTACATCGTGCGTTTTCCGTATTTATATTTAATAATAAAAATGAATTGATGCTTCAGCAGCGTGCGATGCATAAATATCATACACCTGGTTTGTGGACCAATACATGTTGCAGTCATCAGCGTGATGGTGAAAGTAATTTAGAAGCAGGAAAGCGACGCTTACAAGAAGAAATGGGTTTTGTTACAGACTTAGAAGAGAAGACTTCATTTATTTATAAAGCACCTTTTGATAATGGATTAACCGAGCATGAATACGATCATGTAATGGTTGGATATTATAATGATAATCCAAATATTAATCCTGATGAAGTGGCCAGCTGGAAATGGATGTCCCTTGAGGCTGTAAAAACAGATATAGCTCAAAACCCACAATTTTACACCGCTTGGTTCAAAATTATTTTTGAAAAATTTTACGAATTCATAAATGTTAATAAACAATAATGAAGGTTACAGTACACAGAAAAGCACATTTTAATGCAGCTCATAGGCTTTATAGAAAGGATTGGACTTTTGAGAAGAATGAAGTCGTATTTGGTTTGTGTAATAATCCTAATTTTCATGGTCATAATTATGAATTAATAGCTAGTGTAACAGGCGATATTGATCCTGAAACTGGATATGTTATTGACATTAAAACATTGAAAGATATTATTAAATCAGAAGTTGAAGATGCCTTTGATCATAAGAATTTAAATGTTGAAGTACCAGAATTTAAAGATCTAAACCCAACAGCCGAGAATATTGCAGTGGTCATCTACAATAAAATTAAACCTAAACTCAACCCTAAATTTCAACTCGAAATTACCCTCTACGAAACACCTCGTAACTTTGTGACGTATTCGGGAAATTAATATAAAAACATGCTATATCCGCTAAAATTTCAACCCATTCTAAAAGATAAAATTTGGGGAGGAGAAAAGTTAAATCAACATTTTAATAAGAATTCTAATTCTAAAAATTTAGGAGAAAGCTGGGAGATAAGTACCGTTCCTAATGATATATCTGTTGTTTCAAATGGAGAATTAAAAGGACAATCACTTCAAGATTTAGTAAATAATTATAAATCTGACTTTTTAGGTCAAAAAAATTGGGGTCGGTTTGGTAACGAGTTTCCATTACTTATAAAATTTATTGATGCTAAAGAAGATTTAAGTATTCAGTTACATCCAAATGATGAATTGGCAAAAAAACGACACAATTCATTTGGAAAAACTGAAATGTGGTATGTAATGCAAGCTGATAAGGATGCTAATCTTATTGTAGGTTTCAAAGGTCTGATTGATAAAGCAACTTATTTAGAACATTTAGAACATAATACACTTACTGAAATCTTAAATTTTGACACAGTAAAAGAGGGGGATACTTATTTTATAGAAGCAGGAAGAGTTCATGCCATTGGAGCAGGTGTTTTATTAGCAGAAATTCAACAAACTAGTGATGTTACATATCGTGTATACGATTGGGATCGTGTTGATGATGAAGGTAATGGGCGTGAATTACATAACGATATAGCCATTGATGCTTTTGATTTCGATATGGAGAATGATTTTCGAATCGATTATCAAAAACAAAAGAATGTGTCTAATGATATCGTAAGTTGTCCTTTCTTTACGACAAATTTTATAGAATTAACGTCTGAGCTAGATATCAAAAACACACATGATTCATTTTTAATAT encodes:
- a CDS encoding DUF3467 domain-containing protein, producing the protein MADEKNNPNNKKGQINIELDEKIAEGIYSNLAIINHSVSEFVVDFVSIMPGTPKSKVKSRIILTPQHAKRLLKALGENVTRFENAHGEIKDYEQPPIPLNFGPTGQA
- a CDS encoding (4Fe-4S)-binding protein — its product is MDNNENVFSNNKITVTYAPRCCTNAGFCAKQLSNVFRSSVIPWINLEGEQTDVIINQIKKCPSGALKYHLNEKEVA
- a CDS encoding peptide chain release factor 3; translated protein: MSFIKEINRRRTFGIISHPDAGKTTLTEKLLLFGGAIQEAGAVKSNKIKKGATSDFMEIERQRGISVATSVLAFEYNGIKINILDTPGHKDFAEDTFRTLTAVDSVIVVIDVAKGVEEQTEKLVEVCRMRNIPMIVFINKMDREGKDAFDLLDEIEQKLGLKVVPLSFPIGMGYDFKGIYNIWEKNINLFSGDNRKDIEETIEISDLASPELDKLVGEKAANTLREEIELVEGIYPNFNKEDYLNGEQQPVFFGSALNNFGVRELLDCFVDIAPKPRPKHSEERLVKPEEDKFTGFVFKIHANMDPNHRNRLAFIKIVSGEFKRNTPYLHVRHNKSMKFSSPNAFFAEKKEIVDISYPGDIVGLQDTGSFKIGDTLTEGETLNYKGVPSFSPEHFRYINNADPMKAKQLYKGIDQLMDEGVAQLFTLDLNGRKVIGTVGALQYEVIQYRLEHEYGAKCTYENLNVHKACWVEAKDKKSDEYKEFLRVKQRFLARDKQNQLVFLADSMFSLQMTQQKYPSITFHMTSEFE
- the idi gene encoding isopentenyl-diphosphate Delta-isomerase, which gives rise to MIEEQVILVDENDNKIGLMPKMEAHEKALLHRAFSVFIFNNKNELMLQQRAMHKYHTPGLWTNTCCSHQRDGESNLEAGKRRLQEEMGFVTDLEEKTSFIYKAPFDNGLTEHEYDHVMVGYYNDNPNINPDEVASWKWMSLEAVKTDIAQNPQFYTAWFKIIFEKFYEFINVNKQ
- a CDS encoding 6-pyruvoyl trahydropterin synthase family protein; this encodes MKVTVHRKAHFNAAHRLYRKDWTFEKNEVVFGLCNNPNFHGHNYELIASVTGDIDPETGYVIDIKTLKDIIKSEVEDAFDHKNLNVEVPEFKDLNPTAENIAVVIYNKIKPKLNPKFQLEITLYETPRNFVTYSGN
- a CDS encoding type I phosphomannose isomerase catalytic subunit, giving the protein MLYPLKFQPILKDKIWGGEKLNQHFNKNSNSKNLGESWEISTVPNDISVVSNGELKGQSLQDLVNNYKSDFLGQKNWGRFGNEFPLLIKFIDAKEDLSIQLHPNDELAKKRHNSFGKTEMWYVMQADKDANLIVGFKGLIDKATYLEHLEHNTLTEILNFDTVKEGDTYFIEAGRVHAIGAGVLLAEIQQTSDVTYRVYDWDRVDDEGNGRELHNDIAIDAFDFDMENDFRIDYQKQKNVSNDIVSCPFFTTNFIELTSELDIKNTHDSFLIYMCVDGDVEVSTNILTERISKGETILIPAGIKNFQLKSKYGKLLEVYV